Proteins encoded within one genomic window of Brachybacterium muris:
- a CDS encoding sensor histidine kinase, which produces MELDAALADPALTGQGRDLAQRLSVQVEAQNSLIRRLLAYARLDLRTDPVEVADAATLLEEASRVLHPLAATEGARVEVDARAATVRGSRAELRELLVILGENAILHGHGTARLVIREEPRSTIIEVFDEGPGITAAPGTATEGRSGNGLGLELARRIAARHYGSLHIEQRPMSRAAQVPVVSVRLPHRKTLARHPS; this is translated from the coding sequence ATGGAACTCGACGCCGCCCTGGCCGATCCTGCTCTCACCGGGCAGGGGCGCGACCTCGCGCAGCGGCTCTCCGTGCAGGTCGAGGCACAGAACTCCCTGATCCGGCGGCTCCTGGCCTACGCCCGCCTGGACCTGCGGACCGACCCCGTGGAAGTGGCCGATGCTGCCACCCTGCTGGAGGAGGCATCCCGGGTGCTGCACCCGCTCGCAGCCACCGAAGGAGCACGGGTCGAGGTCGATGCCCGCGCGGCCACGGTCCGCGGCAGCAGAGCCGAACTGCGGGAGCTGCTGGTGATCCTGGGGGAGAACGCGATCCTCCACGGGCACGGAACGGCGCGCCTGGTGATCCGGGAGGAGCCCCGCTCCACGATCATCGAGGTGTTCGATGAGGGGCCCGGGATCACTGCTGCACCCGGGACGGCTACTGAGGGCCGCAGCGGCAACGGACTGGGACTGGAGCTGGCCCGCCGGATCGCCGCACGCCATTACGGTTCCCTGCACATCGAGCAGCGTCCCATGTCCCGGGCGGCGCAGGTGCCCGTGGTCAGCGTGCGCCTGCCTCACCGCAAGACTCTCGCAAGGCATCCCTCCTAG
- a CDS encoding CPBP family intramembrane glutamic endopeptidase, giving the protein MNASAPSSAPLEGSIPTHPSRGFDRGQLLFLALYVAFLIVPGRLFEALHAGAGPRAWTGILRYVLLAGLGIWVFRDAIARSWTLTRERPVRTGMLVIAAVLAAEIAPIIPAVLLSALGWMPEAGTNDANVSVLTDQVPALVFVITVALLGPLTEEFVFREALVQRARRWVPVWTCVLISSLAFGALHIHTLAELPLVLLYASIALVYALALVISRGNLLVPIIAHVIRNGIPALSALLER; this is encoded by the coding sequence ATGAACGCATCCGCACCGTCCTCCGCACCGCTGGAGGGCTCGATCCCAACCCACCCGTCGCGGGGCTTCGATCGAGGTCAGCTGCTGTTCCTCGCCCTGTACGTCGCGTTCCTGATCGTCCCCGGCCGCCTCTTCGAGGCCCTCCACGCAGGTGCCGGGCCTCGCGCGTGGACCGGGATCCTCCGGTACGTGCTGCTGGCGGGCCTGGGCATCTGGGTGTTCCGGGACGCGATCGCCCGCAGCTGGACGCTCACCAGGGAGCGGCCGGTCCGCACGGGCATGTTGGTCATTGCCGCCGTGCTGGCGGCCGAGATCGCCCCGATCATCCCGGCCGTGCTGCTCTCCGCGCTCGGATGGATGCCCGAGGCGGGCACGAACGACGCCAACGTCTCCGTCCTCACCGATCAGGTGCCGGCCCTGGTCTTCGTGATCACGGTGGCGCTGCTGGGGCCGCTGACCGAGGAGTTCGTGTTCCGCGAGGCCCTCGTGCAGCGGGCACGGCGCTGGGTGCCGGTGTGGACATGCGTGCTGATCAGCAGCCTCGCCTTCGGTGCGCTGCACATCCACACCCTCGCCGAGCTGCCCCTGGTGCTCCTGTACGCGAGCATCGCCCTGGTGTACGCGCTCGCGCTGGTGATCTCCCGGGGGAACCTCCTGGTCCCGATCATCGCCCACGTGATCCGCAACGGGATCCCCGCCCTGAGTGCCCTACTCGAACGATGA
- a CDS encoding IS1380 family transposase has protein sequence MSHPTLFFYPRPRVDIAPVPAVSHAGAVLLTDAIHATGLASSLREVLAPWTKPLAEHHAAKILLDLAMTLAVGGEVTRDTDLLRCEPDLFGDVASTPTISRMITTLAEDTPAVIEAISQARRTARERAWTLAGAHSPAAGVSAKNPLVVDLDATLINVHSEKEQAAPTFKRGFGYHPLCAFLDHGSEGTGEPLAIHLRPGNAGSNTAADHIAVTRQALAQLPAGLLARGGRGSKKILIRTDGAGGTKDFMGWLTRQRLAYSVGFTLPASTPDLLKRLDEAEAWTPAYDTETDGIRDGAWVAELTGLLDLAAWPAGMRVIVRKELPHPGAQLRITDHEGMRITAFATNTPRGQLPVLELRHRRRARCEDRIRNAKDTGLMKFPLQGFAQNQLWCQIVQLASELVAWMQAIALTGHDARRWEPKRLRARLFEIPATLVRRCRHRILHLAQHAPEALTVLTGVNRLRIAVAQT, from the coding sequence GTGTCCCACCCTACCTTGTTCTTCTACCCCCGCCCGCGCGTGGACATCGCCCCGGTTCCAGCGGTCTCGCATGCGGGCGCGGTGCTGCTGACCGACGCGATCCACGCCACCGGCCTCGCCTCTTCGCTGCGTGAGGTGCTGGCTCCTTGGACGAAACCGCTGGCAGAGCATCACGCTGCGAAGATCCTGTTGGACCTGGCGATGACTCTCGCAGTCGGCGGAGAGGTCACCCGTGACACCGACCTACTGCGGTGCGAACCGGACCTGTTCGGCGATGTCGCCTCGACCCCGACGATCTCCCGCATGATCACTACACTGGCCGAGGACACGCCCGCGGTGATCGAGGCGATCTCCCAGGCCCGCCGCACCGCGCGTGAAAGAGCCTGGACCCTCGCCGGAGCGCATTCCCCGGCTGCGGGGGTCAGTGCGAAGAACCCGCTGGTCGTCGACCTCGATGCCACCCTGATCAACGTCCACAGTGAGAAGGAGCAGGCCGCACCGACGTTCAAACGCGGGTTCGGCTATCACCCGCTGTGCGCGTTCCTGGACCACGGCAGCGAAGGGACCGGGGAACCGCTGGCGATCCACCTCCGCCCCGGCAACGCCGGCTCGAACACCGCCGCTGATCACATCGCCGTCACCCGGCAGGCTCTCGCGCAGCTGCCTGCGGGCCTGCTGGCCCGGGGCGGGCGGGGGTCGAAGAAGATCCTGATCCGCACCGACGGGGCCGGCGGCACCAAGGACTTCATGGGCTGGCTGACCAGGCAGCGTCTGGCCTACTCAGTGGGGTTCACCCTCCCCGCAAGCACCCCTGACCTGCTGAAACGCCTCGACGAGGCGGAGGCGTGGACTCCCGCCTATGACACCGAGACCGACGGGATCCGCGACGGGGCATGGGTCGCGGAACTGACCGGGCTCCTTGACTTAGCCGCGTGGCCTGCCGGGATGCGGGTGATCGTGCGGAAGGAACTCCCCCACCCCGGAGCGCAGCTGCGGATCACCGATCACGAAGGGATGCGCATCACCGCGTTCGCGACCAACACCCCGCGCGGCCAGCTCCCGGTCTTGGAGCTGCGTCACCGTCGCCGGGCGCGCTGCGAGGACCGGATCCGTAACGCCAAAGACACGGGCCTGATGAAATTCCCGTTGCAGGGTTTCGCGCAGAATCAGCTCTGGTGCCAGATCGTCCAGCTCGCCAGCGAGCTCGTCGCCTGGATGCAGGCAATCGCTTTGACCGGCCACGACGCACGTCGCTGGGAGCCCAAACGTCTCCGCGCCCGGCTGTTCGAGATCCCCGCGACCCTCGTGCGCCGCTGCCGGCACAGGATCCTGCACCTCGCCCAGCACGCTCCCGAAGCACTGACCGTCCTAACCGGCGTCAACCGGCTCCGCATTGCCGTCGCGCAGACCTGA
- a CDS encoding IS30 family transposase, translated as MARVGLSFSDRSEISTASKAGWSVRRIARHLGRCPSVISRELHRNSTKTRGYQAVTADVRAQRRRARPQQRKVARDPVLQARVDADLAASWTPNEIAGRLRLEAADPTVERMANSPDARGRTVSGEAIYQYIYAIPKGELARKGIFLQSKRTKRRPRTTGRTRGGPIVGMVPIAERGEDAAQRRVPGHWEGDLIIGKNGTSCAATLVERMSGFTGLLALPSKHAEPTADAVIEFFNDLPEMMKASLAWDQGSEMAQHAKVSLATAMPVYFADPHSPWQRPSNENTNRLYREYLPKGTVIPDHQPYLTTIAEEINNRPRRRLGYLTPTEAFARLLAGEPHVASTP; from the coding sequence ATGGCGCGGGTGGGGTTGTCGTTCAGTGACAGGTCGGAGATCTCGACGGCCTCGAAAGCGGGCTGGTCGGTGCGGAGGATCGCCCGTCATCTGGGGCGTTGCCCGTCGGTGATCTCGCGGGAGCTTCACCGGAACTCGACGAAGACCCGCGGCTACCAAGCCGTGACCGCAGACGTCAGAGCGCAGCGTCGGCGGGCTCGCCCGCAGCAGCGGAAGGTCGCTCGGGATCCGGTGCTGCAGGCGAGGGTGGACGCCGACCTGGCCGCGTCCTGGACGCCGAATGAGATAGCGGGCCGGTTGCGTCTGGAGGCCGCAGACCCGACCGTTGAACGCATGGCGAACTCTCCTGACGCACGCGGCCGCACCGTCTCCGGTGAGGCGATCTACCAGTACATCTACGCAATCCCGAAGGGTGAGCTCGCCCGCAAGGGCATCTTCCTGCAGTCCAAGCGGACCAAGCGCCGACCACGTACGACCGGGCGGACGCGCGGTGGCCCAATCGTAGGTATGGTCCCGATCGCGGAGCGAGGTGAGGACGCCGCCCAGCGTCGGGTGCCGGGGCACTGGGAGGGTGACCTGATCATCGGGAAGAACGGCACCTCGTGCGCGGCGACGCTGGTGGAGCGGATGAGCGGGTTCACCGGGCTGCTGGCCCTGCCCTCGAAACACGCCGAGCCAACCGCTGACGCGGTCATCGAGTTTTTCAACGACCTGCCCGAGATGATGAAGGCATCGTTGGCGTGGGACCAGGGCAGCGAGATGGCCCAGCACGCGAAGGTCTCCCTGGCCACGGCGATGCCGGTCTACTTCGCCGATCCCCACTCGCCCTGGCAGAGGCCCAGCAACGAGAACACGAACCGGCTCTACCGGGAGTATCTGCCCAAGGGCACGGTGATCCCCGATCACCAGCCCTACCTCACCACCATCGCCGAGGAGATCAACAATCGACCCCGCCGCCGACTGGGCTATCTCACGCCCACCGAGGCATTCGCTCGACTGCTCGCCGGCGAGCCCCATGTTGCTTCGACGCCTTGA
- a CDS encoding P-loop ATPase, Sll1717 family yields the protein MLTVALKPASYEIQGMLQAAESMSTSSELSYFFINLWRHLLYTEIAFSAIEAVRSQPSSVEAIGQVEDLESFLVSMNVDPQADFSARMETLIERLTLGESTTINQAAIAESLKVSNLARILTLTKRILAPQSRVSVLIDNLDKAWEPDSELTDVSRFLLSLIDASRDLERKSAQSRSGEPSVTFNTTIFLRQDIFDAIRKRVAEPDKLPIETIEWRDQELLIRVLEERYLAKRRGGRSKSGDVWKELFPQEVNGLSARDYFLWRSLPRPRDLIHFANLCLSTAINRNHSLVTQDDVATAESVYSRFAVDALIVESASEGMPVQETVLNLGGLESTILASDISVIFSELSSPDDMLEWLIRTSFLGVEVGPGEFRHVEGSAEARTHMALASRFATKRGAEPRYRIHPAFRPHLQIRDDDLHDGLVTDVTLGYPEVSHSHP from the coding sequence GTGCTCACCGTTGCCCTCAAGCCTGCTTCCTATGAAATACAGGGGATGCTCCAGGCCGCAGAAAGCATGTCAACTTCTTCGGAACTCTCATACTTCTTTATAAATCTTTGGCGACATCTCCTGTACACCGAGATCGCGTTTTCGGCCATAGAAGCCGTACGCTCTCAACCCTCTAGCGTAGAGGCCATAGGCCAAGTCGAAGACCTCGAGTCGTTCCTCGTTTCGATGAACGTCGATCCGCAAGCGGACTTCTCGGCTCGAATGGAAACGCTCATTGAAAGGCTAACCCTTGGGGAGTCGACCACTATCAACCAAGCGGCAATCGCCGAGTCCCTCAAAGTATCGAACCTAGCCCGCATCCTTACTCTTACAAAAAGGATTCTCGCACCCCAGTCCAGAGTCTCTGTGCTAATTGACAATTTGGATAAGGCTTGGGAGCCAGATAGTGAGCTGACGGACGTCTCACGCTTCCTGCTTAGCCTCATCGACGCCAGCCGGGACCTGGAGCGAAAGTCTGCACAGTCGAGGTCCGGCGAACCAAGCGTCACCTTCAATACAACCATTTTCCTGAGGCAGGACATCTTCGACGCCATCCGAAAGCGCGTGGCCGAACCAGACAAGCTGCCGATTGAGACTATCGAATGGCGGGACCAAGAGCTTCTTATACGCGTCCTCGAGGAGCGCTACCTTGCGAAGCGTCGAGGTGGCCGCAGTAAATCCGGAGACGTCTGGAAAGAGCTGTTCCCACAGGAGGTTAATGGACTTTCAGCCCGCGACTACTTCCTCTGGCGCTCACTTCCAAGACCGCGAGATCTCATTCATTTTGCAAATCTGTGCCTTTCGACGGCTATTAATCGAAATCATTCGCTTGTCACCCAGGACGACGTCGCGACCGCCGAGAGCGTTTACTCGCGGTTTGCAGTCGACGCTCTAATCGTGGAGAGCGCTTCGGAAGGCATGCCTGTCCAGGAAACTGTCTTGAACCTGGGTGGCCTAGAGAGCACAATTCTGGCGAGCGATATTTCCGTGATATTTTCAGAGCTTTCGAGCCCGGATGATATGCTTGAATGGCTCATTCGGACCTCATTCCTAGGGGTAGAAGTAGGGCCGGGCGAGTTCCGCCATGTTGAGGGATCTGCGGAAGCTCGCACACATATGGCCCTCGCAAGCCGCTTCGCCACCAAGCGTGGCGCCGAACCCCGATACAGAATTCACCCGGCCTTCCGCCCGCATCTACAGATTCGCGACGACGATTTGCATGACGGATTGGTTACAGACGTTACTCTCGGCTATCCGGAGGTTTCACATTCACATCCCTGA
- a CDS encoding class I SAM-dependent DNA methyltransferase, giving the protein MSQKPLVLSDVRSRAGAFVAQWREAEGYERGEAQSFVRDLLRVFGITRSGAALYEKRAQRASTGGQGYIDALISGTALIEMKSTGADLAKAEAQALDYMESLTEHERPDFVITSDFKHFRLLDLAAASPETELLEFPLEELPAHAEDLMFLAGYRRAKFGSIEQETASIKAAQLMAKLYEHLEATGYDEHQASIFLIRTLFCLYADDSGLWERDLFSRYIEERTSEDGSDLGAQLTTLYQALNKPEDKRYGRDDDLIQAFPYVNGSVFGEAVEIPYFDRASRELLLQAAYFNWSSISPAIFGSLFQAVKSKKARRELGEHYTTETNILKVIRPLFLDELEDQFTKAHAKKRELEKLLEHLGSLSFLDPACGCGNFLIIAYRELRALELRIHERLQQLDPSRAQLSLDAGDRVHVKLSQFHGIELEEWPATIARTAMFLVEHQANQAVNLTLGYAVPMLPLQDSARVTVGNALRCDWTAILPATPRTYVMGNPPFLGHATRTPEQAQDLRDVWQRKDIGRLDYVTGWYRKALDFFGDVDGRFAFVSTNSTTQGEPVPALFGPIFRTGWRVRFAHRTFAWTSEAPGAASVYCTIVGFDRDTKPAPRLFTYESVKAEPAEMPASSINAYLVDGPNVLVEQRRTPLSPQLPPASMGSMPRDGGHLIIEKDEYEGVAADPIAAKYIRQFIMGKELIHDLPRWCLWLVDLDPADVKKSPVLTERIAAVRAFRQASSAASTRAMAATAHLFGQRSQPDVDYLAIPQVFSEQRSFVTAALKGAEIVAGNKVYKCEDPDGFAFGIISSSMFITWQKAVGGRIKNDPAFSNTLTWNSFPLPEVSDAERQSIIEAGARVLEARAKHPERTLAQHYAEGFMDTDLLKAHAALDRVVDRQFSQRKCETNERRAQLLFERYAQLTTSKKY; this is encoded by the coding sequence ATGAGCCAGAAGCCTCTTGTTTTGTCTGACGTCCGCTCGCGAGCCGGGGCGTTCGTGGCGCAGTGGCGTGAAGCAGAGGGTTACGAGCGCGGGGAAGCCCAGTCCTTCGTCCGGGATCTGCTGCGCGTCTTCGGCATCACCCGCTCCGGCGCGGCCCTCTACGAGAAGCGCGCCCAGCGCGCCTCCACCGGCGGCCAGGGCTACATCGACGCGCTGATCTCCGGCACCGCCCTGATCGAGATGAAGTCGACGGGCGCCGACCTCGCCAAGGCAGAGGCACAGGCGCTGGACTACATGGAGTCCCTGACCGAGCACGAGCGGCCCGACTTTGTGATCACCAGCGACTTCAAGCACTTCCGGCTGCTGGACCTCGCCGCCGCCTCCCCCGAGACCGAGCTGCTGGAATTCCCGCTCGAGGAGCTGCCCGCGCACGCCGAGGATCTGATGTTCCTCGCCGGCTACCGGCGCGCGAAGTTCGGCTCCATCGAGCAGGAGACCGCGTCGATCAAGGCCGCGCAGCTGATGGCCAAGCTGTACGAGCACCTCGAGGCCACCGGGTACGACGAGCACCAAGCATCGATCTTCCTGATCCGCACCCTGTTCTGCCTGTACGCCGACGACTCCGGACTCTGGGAACGCGACCTGTTCTCCCGCTACATCGAAGAGCGCACCAGCGAAGACGGCTCCGACCTCGGCGCGCAGCTGACCACGCTCTACCAGGCCCTGAACAAGCCCGAGGACAAGCGGTACGGGCGCGACGATGACCTGATCCAGGCGTTCCCCTACGTCAACGGCTCAGTGTTCGGCGAGGCCGTCGAGATCCCCTACTTCGACCGAGCCTCCCGCGAGCTACTGCTGCAAGCCGCGTACTTCAACTGGTCCAGCATCTCCCCCGCGATCTTCGGCTCCCTGTTCCAGGCCGTGAAGTCCAAGAAGGCCCGCCGCGAGCTCGGCGAGCACTACACGACCGAGACCAACATCCTCAAGGTCATCCGGCCCCTGTTCCTCGACGAGCTCGAGGACCAGTTCACCAAGGCGCACGCCAAGAAGCGCGAGCTGGAGAAGCTGCTCGAGCACCTCGGGTCGCTGTCGTTCCTGGACCCGGCCTGCGGATGCGGGAACTTCCTAATCATCGCCTACCGCGAGCTGCGCGCCCTCGAGCTACGCATTCACGAGCGCCTCCAGCAGCTCGACCCGTCCCGGGCTCAGCTGTCCTTGGATGCCGGCGATCGCGTGCACGTGAAGCTGTCGCAGTTCCATGGAATCGAGCTCGAGGAGTGGCCGGCCACCATCGCCCGCACCGCGATGTTCCTGGTCGAGCACCAGGCCAACCAGGCCGTGAACCTCACCCTTGGCTACGCGGTGCCGATGCTGCCCCTGCAGGACTCTGCCCGGGTCACTGTCGGTAACGCGCTGCGCTGCGACTGGACCGCCATCTTGCCTGCCACGCCGAGGACGTACGTGATGGGAAACCCCCCATTCCTCGGGCACGCAACCCGCACCCCCGAGCAGGCGCAGGACTTACGCGACGTCTGGCAACGCAAGGACATCGGGCGCCTCGACTACGTGACCGGCTGGTACCGCAAAGCCCTCGACTTCTTCGGTGACGTGGACGGCCGCTTCGCCTTCGTCTCGACGAACTCGACCACCCAGGGTGAACCCGTCCCCGCACTCTTTGGCCCGATCTTCCGGACCGGTTGGCGCGTCCGCTTCGCGCACCGCACTTTCGCTTGGACCAGCGAAGCCCCCGGTGCCGCGTCGGTCTACTGCACGATCGTCGGCTTTGATCGAGACACCAAGCCCGCGCCGCGGCTTTTCACCTACGAATCGGTGAAGGCGGAGCCCGCCGAGATGCCGGCGTCATCGATCAACGCCTACCTTGTTGACGGCCCCAACGTCCTGGTCGAGCAACGCCGAACGCCGCTGAGCCCCCAGCTGCCTCCGGCATCGATGGGAAGCATGCCCCGGGACGGAGGGCATCTGATCATCGAGAAGGACGAATACGAGGGAGTCGCCGCCGATCCCATCGCCGCGAAGTACATCAGGCAGTTCATAATGGGCAAGGAACTCATCCACGATCTGCCCCGCTGGTGTCTGTGGCTCGTCGACCTCGACCCCGCCGACGTGAAGAAGTCCCCTGTCCTCACCGAGAGAATCGCTGCTGTCCGGGCGTTCCGGCAGGCAAGCTCTGCCGCCTCGACTCGTGCAATGGCCGCCACGGCGCACCTCTTCGGCCAAAGGTCACAGCCAGACGTGGACTACTTGGCGATACCCCAGGTTTTCAGTGAACAACGATCCTTCGTGACCGCCGCACTTAAAGGGGCAGAGATTGTCGCAGGAAACAAGGTGTATAAGTGCGAGGATCCCGATGGCTTTGCGTTCGGGATCATCAGCAGCTCCATGTTCATCACCTGGCAGAAGGCAGTTGGTGGACGCATCAAGAACGATCCGGCGTTCTCGAACACGCTGACCTGGAACAGCTTCCCGCTCCCCGAGGTTAGCGACGCAGAGCGCCAGTCGATCATTGAAGCTGGCGCCCGCGTCCTCGAGGCACGAGCGAAGCATCCGGAGCGCACACTTGCTCAGCACTACGCCGAAGGCTTCATGGACACGGACTTACTCAAAGCTCATGCGGCACTGGACCGAGTCGTTGATCGGCAGTTCTCTCAACGCAAGTGCGAAACGAACGAGCGTCGTGCACAGCTGCTCTTCGAGCGCTACGCCCAGCTCACCACCAGCAAGAAGTACTGA
- a CDS encoding RNA-binding domain-containing protein, whose protein sequence is MQHYLGPGRPLTILDTWDKVRAASEGGLLAENQWCELKEAIGPSTKAVNTELARDIASLSVHGGILIFGVKDKTYEVVGCETDGLRDRISQVAATRISPPLVPVVLDDVHGPDGRNVLVVSVPPSQLAPHMVDERYYGRSADGKRVLSDPEVRTLILARDQRTHGFIERLKGLALNDPIDQLVEEAPTGHGHAFFLAEPCSPVPSERIDQHKLIEILLNLDYGKRGMTSLLGDCTYAGNDPDGLSLRTGHRKVRAEYEHREAQISVHDNLMSIRSRGSHRILLLGTADRADGGQ, encoded by the coding sequence GTGCAGCACTATCTCGGTCCTGGACGGCCGCTGACAATTCTTGACACCTGGGACAAGGTGCGTGCGGCCTCCGAAGGGGGACTTCTCGCGGAGAACCAGTGGTGCGAGCTGAAGGAGGCGATTGGCCCGTCGACTAAGGCAGTCAACACTGAGCTGGCCCGCGACATCGCTTCTCTCAGCGTCCACGGCGGCATCCTCATTTTCGGGGTGAAGGACAAGACCTACGAGGTCGTGGGGTGCGAGACCGACGGACTACGGGATCGAATCTCCCAGGTGGCGGCAACAAGGATCTCCCCTCCCCTTGTGCCAGTCGTTCTGGATGACGTCCATGGCCCGGACGGCCGCAACGTCCTGGTTGTCTCCGTGCCGCCATCCCAGCTCGCGCCACACATGGTGGACGAGCGGTACTACGGGCGCTCTGCCGACGGCAAGCGCGTGCTCTCTGACCCCGAAGTGCGAACCCTCATCCTCGCGCGAGACCAGCGTACCCACGGCTTCATCGAGCGCCTGAAGGGACTCGCACTGAACGACCCGATCGACCAGCTGGTTGAAGAAGCCCCCACCGGGCACGGCCACGCCTTCTTCCTCGCAGAGCCCTGCTCTCCCGTCCCGTCGGAGCGTATCGACCAACATAAGCTCATCGAGATCCTTCTGAACCTGGACTACGGAAAGCGCGGAATGACGTCCCTGCTCGGTGACTGCACCTACGCCGGCAACGATCCGGACGGGCTAAGTCTGCGCACCGGACATAGGAAGGTGCGCGCAGAGTATGAGCACCGAGAGGCTCAGATCAGCGTGCATGACAACCTCATGAGTATTCGTAGTCGTGGGAGCCACCGAATCTTGCTCTTGGGGACCGCCGATCGTGCCGACGGGGGCCAGTAG
- a CDS encoding ATP-binding protein: MSVIDNDTKRKLREMGATALLDAIDAQDEAHVLGMSFQERLQLIVDEAHSIFNHGKVEGLIRRAGLRYPGADLRRLDLVEERGLNRNVIAQLATCSFIQRQQNVVFQGFTGSGKSYLGCALAKQACQHRLRAHYIRMPDLEEAWALAKDKPQGQTKFLRKYSTFSLLVIDEWLLDHPDEGMRSMLLELLERRYDTGSTVFCTQYPKKDWHARLGGAVHADAIMDRIVHNTIWIDTGDRNMREHTALPQ; this comes from the coding sequence GTGAGCGTGATCGATAACGACACGAAGCGGAAGCTGCGCGAGATGGGCGCGACCGCGCTGCTGGACGCGATCGATGCCCAGGATGAGGCTCACGTGCTGGGGATGTCGTTCCAGGAACGGCTCCAGCTGATCGTGGACGAGGCGCATTCCATCTTCAATCATGGAAAGGTCGAGGGTCTGATCCGCCGGGCGGGGCTGCGTTATCCCGGAGCGGACCTGCGGCGGCTGGATCTGGTCGAGGAACGGGGACTGAACCGGAACGTGATCGCGCAACTGGCAACCTGCTCCTTCATCCAGCGGCAACAGAACGTGGTCTTCCAGGGCTTCACCGGCTCAGGGAAGTCCTACCTCGGCTGCGCGCTGGCGAAGCAGGCCTGCCAGCACCGGCTCCGAGCCCACTACATCCGAATGCCCGACCTCGAAGAGGCCTGGGCCCTGGCAAAGGACAAGCCGCAGGGCCAGACGAAGTTCCTGCGGAAGTACTCCACGTTCTCGCTGCTGGTGATCGACGAGTGGCTGCTGGACCATCCTGACGAGGGAATGCGTTCGATGCTGCTGGAACTGCTCGAGCGCCGCTATGACACCGGCTCGACCGTGTTCTGCACCCAGTACCCGAAGAAGGACTGGCACGCCCGGCTCGGTGGAGCAGTCCACGCCGATGCGATCATGGACCGCATCGTGCACAACACAATCTGGATCGACACCGGCGACAGGAACATGCGAGAACACACCGCACTGCCCCAGTGA